The sequence CGACACTAATGTAACAATTGCGTACAAACATCGTCCACATTAACTATTGGCTTTTCTCCAGTATCATCAAATTTCCGCAGTGAATGGTTGTTAGCTCTTTCTCTATTAAACAGTTGTCAATCATTGTACATGCCATCAACCAGAAAATCCATACGTCGATAATGACGCGTTGACCAACAATCGCGGAAACGACGATAAGTGGTAATCACTACTCCACAAACCAAAGGTATTGTAAAGAGAACTGTCATAATGGGTACAATAAAATCACGACTTCTATGATAATTAAATCCACTATTCATTTCTTGGGAAGGTTCAGCATTTGGTGCTGAAATATCGTTAGACGTTGGCAATTTTGAATATGTTGTCTTTTTGGTGGGAATTGGTTCGCCTGGTAAATGTGGAAAGTCGCCTAAGCCCAATGTAATTGCTGGCTTCTTGGGTTTGGTtgtggtggttgtagttgtagttgtggtttttgttgttgttgtagatgtCTCATTCTTTACAGAGCTGTTCGATTTAAGTTCTTCCGTGTTATTTGAAACAGACGCATCATGGTCCACTTTGGCAATTGGAGTAGAAATTGGTAGTGTTTTGTTATAACTATTTTTTGCATTTATTGTTTGGTTGAATTTAACAGCGACGGTCGTTTCATTATATTTCAGTGCATTCAAATCTATAACATTTGGCGCAACCTCCTTTGAAGCGGTTGTATTCTTACTATAAGATGCATTTGCATTCACATTGTAACTTGGCTGTGATTTGAGTTTGTTAACATCTAGAAGAACATTTGACGCAACCATTGTTAATTTGGTTGTGTCTttcctatgttgttgttgtagcagtgctttccTATCAGATGTAGTTTTATTCGCTTTGTTGATTAGTATTTGTTTTCCAATTGGTGGGGCGGGGGCATTTTCTGTGTTTGCAATTTTTCGACTCTTATACTTGCCACTCTCCTTATTTTCTGTGCTATTTGCCACCTCCTGTAGTTGGGCTATTGTTACATTGGTTGtatttttgatttgaaaattgGTTATTATATTAGTACCATTTGATGCACTTTGCATCGTAGATGACGTTGCATTTTGGTTACTTTCGGCATTTACCAAATATGGAATTTCCTGTTGGAGCAGGCAACAAATGTAGAAACACAAaatcactttaactttcatttttggCTTCTTTCGTGTgagatttttatttattacattgAATATAAACTCCAAGTGTTAGTTATTTTGCAAATGCTTTTtggttttaataaattatttattttctaaaattgcAAAAGCAAAAGAATATGACTTCACAGTCTTCTCGTCAGCAAAaccatcattgtaaattttaccaagtagcgcaactagcAGCTGATCGgagaaattcgcacattcacacgcacagttgtcgacgcaatttcaaaaaaaactagattatttagcttaaattttaaagtgagataaaccttaccaattgatgtataaatagaatataCAAGGCGTATTTcttgttattaaaagaagctttttattaatataacattttttttccaactTTAACAGTTTTATGcgcttttaaagcattttcgtgcattgaaatacaaccatgtgcatatacattttgacattatatttcatactcgttcgtgtttgccattctcattatttctaaattcgtaaacaaggactgcagttattccagggatgcaccttaacgttaagctaatcgtttatcaaaaacatagtgtacaagtacaagtgtgttgacttctttctgacagacactcgcttaagtgggcataacgggaaaatctgggttgctattgttgtttcggttgaaaaaggccaattagggttctgtgcagagacgtaaaagattgaaacagggtttatgtagtcacaaaagtgttgctcctgttccacagcattttaattttatatcatggcgaaaagtgttcagttcagagttattgattttcattaaaagtttaatttattacggaggattacttctttaattgtaaaaagcagagaaatcgtagagtttttcaaattattgtgaaaaactttttaatttgaatttctgtacccaagttcactatgaaaaactgaaaaatgtacacttattgaaaactcatttgcacacacaatttacactttgaatttaattgtgtttttatgcacaaaattttgaaactaaaaacaaaattttcatttgtcagaaaaaataaagaaaaaactgcctaatgtcaaaaa is a genomic window of Eurosta solidaginis isolate ZX-2024a chromosome 4, ASM4086904v1, whole genome shotgun sequence containing:
- the LOC137250905 gene encoding probable serine/threonine-protein kinase nek3, which encodes MKVKVILCFYICCLLQQEIPYLVNAESNQNATSSTMQSASNGTNIITNFQIKNTTNVTIAQLQEVANSTENKESGKYKSRKIANTENAPAPPIGKQILINKANKTTSDRKALLQQQHRKDTTKLTMVASNVLLDVNKLKSQPSYNVNANASYSKNTTASKEVAPNVIDLNALKYNETTVAVKFNQTINAKNSYNKTLPISTPIAKVDHDASVSNNTEELKSNSSVKNETSTTTTKTTTTTTTTTTKPKKPAITLGLGDFPHLPGEPIPTKKTTYSKLPTSNDISAPNAEPSQEMNSGFNYHRSRDFIVPIMTVLFTIPLVCGVVITTYRRFRDCWSTRHYRRMDFLVDGMYND